In a genomic window of Dyadobacter fermentans DSM 18053:
- the trxA gene encoding thioredoxin, whose translation MGKALEITDSTFDELIQGEKPVLVDFWAEWCGPCKMIGPVVEQLAGEYEGKAVIGKMDVDMNSSVPAKFGIRSIPTLMIFKGGQLVDKVVGVVPKTTLEDKLNAQIEATV comes from the coding sequence ATGGGAAAAGCACTTGAAATTACCGATAGCACCTTTGATGAACTGATCCAGGGCGAAAAACCAGTACTTGTTGACTTCTGGGCTGAGTGGTGCGGACCTTGTAAGATGATCGGACCAGTTGTAGAGCAACTCGCCGGCGAATACGAAGGCAAGGCTGTTATCGGTAAAATGGACGTGGATATGAACTCGTCGGTACCTGCAAAATTTGGTATCCGCAGTATCCCAACGCTAATGATCTTCAAAGGCGGCCAGTTGGTAGATAAAGTAGTAGGCGTTGTTCCCAAAACAACCCTTGAAGATAAATTGAATGCTCAAATCGAAGCGACCGTTTGA
- a CDS encoding Crp/Fnr family transcriptional regulator yields MSVKMASEVSERFYPLQIKRGDFLLKEGAISNEYVFLTEGYMRSFATDPDGNDITTSFHGPQQVVFEITSFFHRVPSRENIQALTHCAGIAITYATLNELFHALPEFREFGRSILVRGFSNLKSRMLSTITETAETRYLQLLQSSPDIFQHAPLRTIASYLGITDTSLSRIRKEISGK; encoded by the coding sequence ATGTCAGTTAAAATGGCGTCGGAAGTTTCGGAACGGTTCTACCCGCTGCAAATTAAGAGGGGCGATTTTCTGCTGAAAGAGGGCGCCATTTCCAACGAATACGTTTTTCTGACCGAAGGATATATGCGGTCGTTCGCCACAGATCCCGACGGCAACGATATTACGACCAGCTTCCATGGCCCGCAACAGGTTGTTTTTGAGATAACTTCGTTTTTCCACCGCGTTCCCTCGCGCGAGAACATACAGGCGCTTACGCATTGTGCGGGCATCGCGATCACGTACGCGACGCTCAACGAGCTGTTTCACGCATTACCGGAATTCCGCGAATTCGGAAGGAGCATCCTCGTCCGGGGATTCTCCAATCTCAAATCCCGCATGCTCTCGACCATCACTGAAACCGCTGAAACCCGGTATTTGCAGCTACTTCAAAGCAGCCCGGACATCTTTCAGCACGCCCCGCTCCGCACCATCGCCTCCTACCTCGGCATTACCGATACCTCCCTAAGCCGGATTCGAAAGGAAATTTCGGGGAAATAG
- a CDS encoding aldose 1-epimerase family protein encodes MNYSIQNDHLKIAVQETGAELCQIQSTVTGKDFLWNAEPSVWSSYAPVLFPVIGAIKDGFVKYKGNEYPVPRHGMVRNNANVKLTNQTTDSLTFTLKYSEETLAIYPFEFEFQITYRLEGKRIVVDHKVLNHGDSEMLFSLGGHPAFKCPLHEDEVYEDYYLEFEAIENDSTWLLEKNGLVSKTTRPVLEHTNVLHLNTHLFDNDALIFKHLISKQVSLRSTKSGQVVTVYYKDFPYLGIWAKPGGHFVCIEPWLGIADNADSDQNFETKEGILKLEAGGTFEASFAIEINE; translated from the coding sequence ATGAACTATTCCATTCAAAACGACCATTTGAAAATTGCCGTACAGGAAACCGGCGCCGAACTCTGCCAGATCCAATCGACCGTTACGGGCAAGGATTTCCTCTGGAACGCCGAGCCATCGGTTTGGTCCAGTTATGCACCGGTGCTTTTTCCGGTTATCGGGGCCATCAAGGATGGTTTTGTAAAATACAAAGGCAATGAATATCCGGTACCGCGCCACGGGATGGTCCGCAACAACGCCAATGTAAAGCTGACTAACCAAACGACTGACAGTCTTACATTTACTTTAAAATACAGCGAAGAAACGCTTGCCATTTACCCGTTTGAATTTGAATTTCAAATTACCTACCGGCTGGAAGGCAAGCGCATTGTCGTAGATCACAAAGTGCTCAACCACGGCGATTCAGAAATGCTCTTCTCCCTTGGCGGTCACCCGGCATTCAAATGCCCGCTGCATGAGGATGAAGTTTACGAGGACTATTACCTTGAATTCGAAGCCATCGAAAACGACTCGACCTGGCTTTTAGAAAAGAACGGACTTGTAAGCAAGACCACAAGGCCGGTTTTGGAACATACCAACGTGCTGCACCTGAACACCCATCTCTTCGACAACGATGCACTGATTTTCAAGCATTTGATTTCAAAACAAGTCAGTTTGAGAAGCACGAAATCGGGGCAGGTAGTCACTGTTTACTATAAAGATTTCCCCTACCTCGGCATTTGGGCAAAGCCAGGCGGCCATTTCGTATGTATAGAGCCGTGGCTCGGCATTGCGGACAATGCGGATTCGGACCAGAATTTTGAGACGAAGGAAGGGATTTTAAAACTGGAAGCGGGCGGTACGTTTGAGGCAAGTTTTGCAATAGAAATCAATGAGTAA
- a CDS encoding aspartate aminotransferase family protein, translating into MHISHRQHFFDHLAQTSDFPLALEIERAEGVYMYGPDGKSYMDLISGIGVSNVGHRHPKVLEAIHKQLDKHMHLLVYGEYVQSAQVQLAKALADTLKLNAAHPSPFGLIDNVYFTNSGTEAVEGAMKLAKRFTKRREFISCYNAYHGATQGALSLAGAEFFKRNFRPLLPGVKHIRHGYLPDLEKITTETAAVIIEVIGGESGVRVPDADYLVALRRKCTKTGTLLILDEIQTGFGRTGSFWAFEQHGIYPDILLSAKGMGGGMPIGAFMASQEVMKVLKTNPILGHITTFGGHPVSCAASLAALNVTIDERLPEGAIQKGELFKSLLIHPEIKEIRGKGLMLAAEMESFDKLKATIDRCIELGVVTDWFLFCDNSMRIAPPLTITEEQIREACATIINVLNS; encoded by the coding sequence ATGCATATTTCACATCGCCAGCACTTTTTCGACCATCTGGCGCAGACTTCCGATTTTCCCCTTGCACTCGAAATTGAAAGAGCGGAGGGCGTTTATATGTACGGTCCGGACGGTAAATCGTACATGGACCTTATTTCCGGCATCGGCGTGAGCAACGTCGGCCACCGGCACCCGAAAGTGCTTGAAGCCATTCATAAGCAGCTCGACAAGCACATGCACCTGCTCGTGTACGGCGAATACGTGCAAAGCGCGCAGGTACAACTTGCAAAAGCATTAGCCGACACCCTGAAACTGAATGCCGCCCACCCCTCGCCTTTCGGCCTGATCGACAATGTGTATTTCACTAATTCGGGCACCGAAGCGGTGGAAGGAGCTATGAAACTGGCTAAACGATTTACCAAAAGGCGGGAATTTATTTCCTGCTACAATGCCTACCATGGCGCTACGCAGGGCGCATTGAGCCTGGCTGGTGCGGAGTTTTTCAAACGAAACTTCCGGCCGCTGCTACCGGGCGTGAAGCACATTCGTCACGGCTATTTACCTGATTTAGAAAAAATTACCACCGAAACTGCCGCTGTGATCATCGAGGTGATCGGCGGAGAATCGGGCGTTCGTGTGCCGGATGCGGACTACTTAGTGGCATTGCGCCGGAAATGCACCAAGACAGGCACTTTGCTCATTTTAGATGAAATTCAAACTGGCTTCGGCCGGACGGGAAGCTTTTGGGCATTCGAGCAACATGGAATTTACCCGGACATTTTGCTGAGTGCAAAAGGAATGGGCGGCGGCATGCCGATCGGGGCTTTCATGGCTTCCCAGGAGGTGATGAAGGTACTGAAAACCAACCCAATACTTGGCCATATCACCACTTTTGGCGGGCACCCGGTGAGCTGCGCGGCATCGCTGGCTGCTTTGAATGTAACCATCGATGAGCGCCTTCCCGAAGGAGCAATCCAAAAGGGTGAACTATTCAAATCCCTGCTGATTCATCCCGAAATCAAGGAAATACGGGGAAAGGGCCTTATGCTTGCGGCGGAAATGGAATCGTTCGACAAGCTGAAAGCGACCATCGACCGATGCATTGAACTCGGCGTCGTTACCGACTGGTTCCTTTTTTGCGATAATTCCATGCGCATTGCCCCACCGCTGACCATAACCGAAGAGCAGATCCGCGAAGCATGTGCGACCATTATCAATGTCCTGAATTCTTGA
- a CDS encoding type 1 glutamine amidotransferase produces MTTHEKHFRIAILDMYNGHPNEGMRCIKKIISAFGEHENVPVEFTVFDVRQKLEIPGMDFDAYISTGGPGNPAPVGEAWEKRFFGFLDKILAYNAKRQNRIKKHLFLICHSFQMACIHWELAAVSKRRKTSFGTFPVHKTSAGRKDPLLNALADPFWIVDSRDFQVTQPNRFAFDAMGAKLLCLEKIRPHVPLERAVMAVRFSNEIVGTQFHPEADAEGMLRYFLDEDKKVAIVKAHGEQKYSDMIEHLNDPDKISMTETVVIPAFLKNAFTKTLQPAYA; encoded by the coding sequence ATGACTACTCATGAAAAACATTTCCGGATCGCGATCCTGGACATGTACAACGGCCACCCCAACGAGGGAATGCGATGCATCAAAAAGATCATTTCCGCATTCGGAGAGCATGAAAACGTGCCCGTTGAATTCACTGTTTTTGATGTAAGACAAAAGCTGGAAATACCGGGAATGGACTTCGACGCCTACATTTCTACCGGCGGACCCGGCAATCCGGCACCGGTTGGCGAGGCATGGGAAAAGCGCTTTTTCGGATTTCTGGATAAGATATTAGCTTACAATGCGAAGCGGCAAAACCGTATCAAAAAGCATTTGTTCCTGATTTGCCACTCGTTTCAAATGGCCTGCATTCACTGGGAGCTGGCGGCGGTGAGCAAGCGGCGGAAGACTTCGTTCGGCACTTTTCCGGTGCACAAAACCTCAGCCGGCCGCAAAGATCCGCTGCTGAATGCATTGGCCGACCCTTTCTGGATCGTGGATTCGCGCGATTTCCAGGTCACGCAGCCCAACCGGTTTGCGTTTGATGCGATGGGCGCGAAGCTGCTTTGTCTCGAAAAAATCCGTCCGCATGTGCCGCTGGAACGCGCTGTCATGGCCGTCCGCTTCTCGAACGAAATCGTAGGTACCCAATTTCATCCGGAGGCCGATGCCGAAGGAATGCTCCGTTACTTTTTGGATGAAGACAAGAAGGTGGCGATTGTGAAGGCGCACGGCGAGCAGAAATACAGCGATATGATCGAGCATTTGAACGACCCGGACAAAATTTCAATGACCGAGACGGTGGTTATTCCGGCATTTTTGAAAAACGCATTTACCAAAACGTTGCAGCCAGCCTATGCATAA
- a CDS encoding carboxylate-amine ligase: protein MALFTLGIEEEFQTIDPVTRNLRSHMSKLVEDGQITLKERVKAEMHQAVVEVGTNICHNIQEAREEVTYLRQMILDLAEKQDLQVAAAGTHPFADWVDQLITDDPRYDQIIDEMRDVARGNLIFGLHVHVGIENRNEGIQIMNAVRYFLPHIYALSTNSPFWCGRNTGFKSYRSKVFDKFPRTGIPDYFSSAAEYDEYVELLIKTKCIDNGKKIWWDIRLHPFFNTIEFRMCDVPMRTDETICLAAIMQALVAKIHKLHSQNLSFRPYRRMLINENKWRAARYGIHSKLIDFGKQEEVEYRILIHELLAFIDDVVDELGSRKEIGYIHQILEMGTGADRQLAVFEQTGCLNAVVDYIVSETKIGL from the coding sequence ATGGCATTATTCACCCTGGGAATTGAAGAGGAATTTCAGACGATCGACCCCGTTACGAGAAACCTGCGGTCGCATATGTCAAAGCTGGTGGAAGACGGGCAAATAACGTTAAAGGAGCGCGTGAAGGCGGAAATGCACCAGGCGGTGGTGGAAGTGGGGACGAATATCTGCCACAACATCCAGGAGGCGCGGGAGGAAGTAACCTACCTGCGCCAAATGATCCTGGACCTGGCCGAAAAGCAGGACCTGCAAGTGGCCGCCGCCGGCACGCACCCCTTCGCCGACTGGGTGGACCAGCTCATTACCGACGACCCGCGGTACGATCAGATCATCGACGAAATGCGCGACGTGGCCCGCGGAAACCTCATTTTCGGGCTGCACGTGCACGTGGGCATCGAAAACCGGAACGAGGGAATCCAGATCATGAACGCCGTGCGGTATTTTCTGCCGCACATTTACGCGCTATCGACCAACTCGCCGTTCTGGTGCGGGCGCAATACGGGCTTCAAATCATACCGTTCGAAAGTTTTCGATAAATTTCCCAGGACCGGCATTCCCGATTACTTTTCCAGTGCGGCGGAATATGACGAGTATGTGGAACTGCTCATCAAGACGAAATGCATTGATAATGGCAAGAAAATCTGGTGGGATATCCGCCTGCACCCGTTTTTCAACACCATCGAATTCCGCATGTGCGACGTGCCGATGCGCACGGACGAGACGATCTGCCTCGCCGCGATCATGCAGGCACTCGTGGCCAAAATCCACAAACTTCACAGCCAGAACCTCAGTTTCCGCCCTTACCGCCGCATGCTCATCAACGAAAACAAGTGGCGCGCGGCGCGGTACGGCATCCACAGCAAGCTGATCGACTTCGGTAAGCAGGAGGAAGTGGAATATCGCATTCTGATACACGAACTGCTCGCGTTTATCGATGACGTGGTGGACGAGCTGGGCAGCCGGAAGGAGATCGGATACATCCACCAGATCCTCGAAATGGGCACCGGCGCCGACCGCCAGCTAGCCGTTTTCGAGCAAACCGGCTGTTTGAATGCAGTGGTAGATTATATCGTTTCGGAGACTAAAATCGGGTTGTAG
- a CDS encoding ATP-grasp domain-containing protein: MKKIGILFGMENTFPNAFIERINSKGVDGIVAEAVTIDKVIQAEANEYAVIIDRISQDVPFYRSYLKNAALAGTAVINNPFWWSADEKFFNNALAEKLGIPVPKTALLPSKQRPTNTSETSFRNLAFPMAWEEIFQYVGFPAYMKPHDGGGWKSVYRVVNPQDMWIKHEETGQLVMMLQEEIVFDDYVRCYCIGQKDVLVMPYEPRNPHHLRYAADLKAQGEEREKLLETIKDYTLKLNIALGYDFNTVEFAVRDGIPYAIDFCNPAPDADIYSVGRDNFEWVVEAAANMAIERAKTHIPGQINLTWGTFVNQAVNGVPASPAAASAPAPAKPAEPTKAKAAPSKAPKATLAKPAKTPEAPPVKPPKAPKATPTEPAKAPQATTEKRAKAPETTPSATEVKVKAVPPKKPAKSLGAIVTEPIAVAEPAEPKVPTTRAAATKAPAKNSKLKKS, from the coding sequence TGGAAAATACTTTTCCGAATGCATTTATCGAAAGAATCAACAGCAAAGGTGTGGACGGCATTGTGGCAGAGGCCGTCACCATCGATAAAGTGATACAGGCCGAGGCCAACGAATACGCGGTGATCATCGACCGCATTTCACAGGACGTACCGTTTTACCGCTCCTATCTGAAAAATGCCGCATTGGCGGGCACAGCGGTGATCAACAACCCGTTCTGGTGGAGCGCCGACGAGAAGTTTTTCAATAATGCATTGGCAGAAAAGCTGGGCATACCCGTACCCAAAACCGCCCTGCTGCCTTCTAAACAACGCCCGACCAACACCAGCGAAACCTCGTTCCGCAACCTGGCCTTCCCGATGGCCTGGGAGGAAATATTTCAATACGTGGGCTTCCCTGCCTACATGAAACCGCACGACGGCGGCGGCTGGAAGAGCGTTTACAGGGTGGTGAACCCGCAGGATATGTGGATCAAACATGAAGAAACCGGGCAGCTGGTGATGATGTTGCAGGAAGAAATCGTGTTCGACGACTACGTGCGCTGCTACTGCATTGGCCAAAAAGACGTGCTGGTAATGCCTTACGAGCCGCGTAACCCGCACCATTTGCGCTATGCGGCCGATTTGAAAGCCCAGGGCGAAGAGCGTGAAAAACTCCTTGAAACAATTAAGGATTATACCTTAAAACTGAACATAGCGCTGGGCTACGACTTCAACACCGTCGAATTTGCCGTGCGCGACGGCATTCCGTACGCGATAGACTTCTGCAACCCCGCGCCGGACGCCGACATTTACTCCGTAGGCCGCGATAATTTTGAATGGGTAGTTGAAGCCGCGGCCAATATGGCCATTGAACGCGCAAAAACGCATATCCCCGGACAAATTAACCTCACCTGGGGCACATTCGTGAACCAGGCGGTCAATGGCGTTCCGGCATCGCCCGCGGCAGCCAGCGCACCGGCTCCTGCCAAGCCAGCGGAACCGACAAAAGCCAAAGCGGCACCCTCGAAAGCACCAAAAGCAACTTTGGCGAAACCTGCCAAAACACCCGAAGCACCACCGGTGAAGCCCCCAAAGGCGCCCAAAGCAACACCCACGGAACCTGCAAAAGCGCCCCAGGCAACAACTGAGAAACGCGCAAAAGCACCCGAAACGACACCATCAGCCACTGAAGTGAAAGTAAAGGCCGTTCCACCTAAAAAACCGGCCAAGTCGCTCGGAGCGATTGTAACCGAGCCAATTGCTGTGGCAGAGCCGGCCGAACCGAAGGTGCCCACCACCAGGGCCGCAGCGACGAAAGCACCTGCCAAAAATTCGAAATTGAAGAAATCCTGA